The genomic interval ATTGTAAGGTCATACATATGGCTTAAAAGGCCGTATTATGCAGGAACAAGCGCTTTGAAAAAATATGCTGCAGTTTTTTTGATCTTTTATTTGGCCGCGCTCAGGATAAAAATTTAGGTATTGCGCAAATTTTGAACGTTTAGTGAGATTTAGAAAACACTTTTTAAACAGACAATTTGTCGCGATAAAACCAGATTAATCGATCTGGATTAAAAGGTATTCAAATTCATTGATATTAGGATAAGGCAGAACGTCTTTATGCACGCTCATAACTGTACGATGTATGATGCTGTTGCTTGGCCATTCATTGAATTCAAAAACTTTGGCTTTTTACAGTTGCTTTGGCTTAAAATGCAATACAAACATAAAAGATGCTTTGAAACTACTTTTGAAGTATTTACTTTTATATGTCTTGCCCTTTATGCAGCCATAACAAAAAAATACTCTTGAGCCGTGCCAATCAAAAATTATACTATGTTTGTCCACAGTGTGATTTTATTTATTTGGATCGGCAGTTTTATTTATCCAGACAAGAAGAGCAAGAACGCTATGCCAAACATGAAAACACACCGGAAGACCCAAAGTATCAAAAATTTCTGCAACCGGTTTTGGATAGCTTGCTTCCCTATCTAAAAGACAACAGTCTTGGTTTGGATTTTGGTAGTGGTGCAGGGTCTCCTTTGCCGCAGATGTTTGCAGCTTTTGGACACAAGGTGAAAAATTACGATTCATTTTTTTATCCAGATCAAACGCTGTTTCAACATAAATATGACTTTATTGTATCCACAGAAACCTTTGAACATTTGCATCAACCCATCAAAGAGATGAAACGTTTGTTGACTTGCCTTAAACCCGGCGGGTATATTTGTGTGATGACGCAGTTTCTAAGCAACAAAGATGATTTTGAATCTTGGTATTATCATCGTGATCCGAGTCATGTCGGGTTTTTTAATCAGCACAGCTTTCAATATTTGGCCAAGGCCTTGGGTTTGAGCGTTTTTTTTCCACACAAAAGTATTGCTGTGTTTGGAGTGAAGTAGAATGAAGTCAAAGTTTAGATTAATGCTGAGTCTAGTTTTAGCTTTGTTGGCTCTGGCATGCCACAAACAATCTGTTAAACAGCAGCAAAAGCAAAAAACACAAGCAGAACTAGAACCAGAAACAGAGGTCACCCATAGCGTTCAAGAAGGTTACTTTTCATACATGGCCGATGCCAACATGTTTGTCTCTTGTGATAAAAAACACAAAGCCAGTATTTTAATGCAAGGTAAAGCTTACCTTGAACTTGAAAAAAAGTATTTGGCCTTGCAAGTTTCACCACAAAAAGTTTATCTAAAAATGCGCACCACGTTGGTGAATAGAAAAACAGAGCAAGAAGAATTGAACAAACCTGCCTGGCAGATGGATGCCTTGCTTGAATTGAATCAACATAAACAGTGTTCAGATCAAACGGACCTAAAATAAAAACCTTATGGCTTAATCTTTAAGTAGACTTAGTTTATGACAGCTATGATTTACACTTAAGTTCATGATAGTTATAATCTTCATGAATCATCCGCTGTTTTAGTCCGGGGTGGTGAGGGTTGTTTTGAGCAGGAAAAGTTTCGTCTAAACCAATAAAACCATGCAGTATAATATACTCACAATGTTCTCGATCATCGTACCATTGCTGAATATCAAAAATGAGTTGCATGCATTGACTTTCACCTAAGTCGTCGTTTGAAAACTCAACAGAATTAAGAAATTGCGCAGTATATTTTTTTTCTGTTAACTGTAGGGCATCATAAATCATGACTGAGAATGTTGGGTAATTGCTGGCACCACAATAAAGAAGACTGGGCTTTTGATCAATATAAATAGCAATGAGATCTTTGGTTGGGCTAAGGGTAGAGAAATCACCGTTTTCTGAGTTGAACATGCGTTCTATGATTTCTTCAGCATCCGTTTGCTTGGCCAACTCAAGTTCAAAAGCTATGCGTGGATCAGGAGATGCCATCAAACTGATGATGTGAGTGCTTGGTGGTAAAGCTTTGGTAGGTTGTTCAGGCGAAGACAAAGATAGAGAGTCAAGAGTTTGTGCCTGAGTTAGATTAAACAAAAAAAGGGCTACACAAAAAAAATTGAATTGCCAAAGACGCATACAGAAATTCTTACTGTTGATTGCGCAAAGAGTCAAGATGAAAATTTATAGGGTGAAGAAGATATTTTTAATAAATTTCAGTTATGACAAGTAGAGTTTATACCCTACATGTGTCGGCTTGAAACCTAAGTTGGTGTAAAATCGGTTGGCTTCAGAACGGCTTTTGTTTGAGGTGAATTGAATAATTTTGCAATTCTTTTGTTTTGCCAAAGCAATACAATGCTTGATGAGTGTTTTGCCCAAACCTTTGCCTCTAAATTTTTTTTCAACACGCACACTTTCAATTTGCAAACGCTTCGCACCCTTAAAGCTTAAATGGGGTAGATACATAACTTGAGCGCAAGCCAAAATTTCCAAAGTGATGGCTTCCTGCATGATGATGACATCAAAGTATTCGCTACGTTGTATATGCATAAAAGCTGCTTTGTATTGCTCAAAAATAGTATCAGATAAAGACTCGCGAGTTTTACCCAAGTGATCTTGATTCAGTAAATTAATGATACTATCCAAGTCATTCACATGTGCTGAACGAAATCTAACATCCATAATCAATCACTGTATACAAAACTGACAAAAAAAACCACAAAGCATGCCTATAAAAAAAGCGGTGTCTACGCTGAAAGATCATAAATCTAAACAGACGCATTCCCGCCTTTTTTAAATAGAAGAATAAAGTAGAAAATTAACCTAAAACTTTTTCAAAACCACCGTTACCATACTTTAAGGTTGCAGCACCACGTGATACTTTAGAAATGCTGGCTTGTTCTTCTGTGCTCACTTGACGTTGAGGTTTTTCTTTAAGCAAAGATTTAACAATTCTAACACGTAAATCCAAATCTTCAATTTCTGCAGGTGTTAATAAGTCAGCCAAAAAAGCTTCCATGGTTTTAGGTCCTTTAACAGACAAGATGATTTTACTTAGTTTTTTGAGTTTATTTTTATCCATTGATGTTTCCCCTTATGTTTTTTGTGGCTCGTGACGTACTGTTGTTGAGCTACATATTATTTATCTCATGTCGCTACATATGACAAAAATCAAAATAAATAAATAGAAATATTCACTTTTTTTAGGTTTTTTACAAAAAACCGAAGGGTGTGTACGTTTTTTAACTCTTTATTGTTGGATGAAATATAAGAGAAAGCGTTAATCTTAAACACAAGCAAAGCTATGGAGTTTATAAAAGTAACGTATTGAGTTTTTACACCTATACAGAAGATGCGTGCAGTGAAAAAAATGGATATGTTTGGCAAAAAGCACATAAGCTTGAGCAAGGCAGCATGCGTCTGTATCAAGGTGAAGAGGGTCAGCTCTGCCCCATTCATCATAAAAACCAATACACAGTAGAAGGGTAGGGTTGGTATAGTAGTCCGCCTAAGAAAGTATACAATTTAAATACAGAGACCCATGTCTATTATGTTGGCCCCCCAAAATAAATCAAGTTTTGGTGCATGATACCAAGTGGATCAACAAGTAAAATGATTAAATTTCCAATCTATGCTTTTTTGGATATCAGAAAAGCATAGCTTAAAATAATGATTGTTGCATGCGCTAAACTTAAGTGCAATAGCTTCATCCAAATTGGACTTAAGTTTAATAAGGTGGCCCAACCAAAACTTAAGGCAACAATTAAATAACTTCCCAATACGGTAAACTTGTGTGAAGAAAACTGCTCTTGCTGTTTGAGCAACCATAAAAACGTTAGCACACAAAACACACTGGCCAGAACAGGATGCGATAAACGCAAACGGACTAACAAGGGGCTAGCTGAGTTGATGTCTGCAAGAAAGCCGGTGATTAAACTCATGCTGGGGTAAAGCGTTCCTGCCAAGGCGGCCAAAGCGCCGGTGAAAGCAACAGCAGCTAAGAATACCAGCAAAGGTCTGTAAACATGTTTTAGTTTTGGGTTGATCTGGTGCACAACGTGGCTATGGATGAAACTTAAAAAAATACACAAGGTCAAGGCCAAACTGTTGATTTGATGAAAGCCAATGGCCCAGGCTCTAAAAATTGAGGCATTGTTCCCAACAAGTTCCAACTTAACCAAAGCCGCACCGATCAAGGCTTCAGATAAAGTGAACAGTAACATAAAAAATAAACTTGTTCGGACGGGGTGTTTTTTGGGATAAAGCTTTCTACCCCATAAGAACAAAAACAAAGCCAGAATACCAAAAATACCGGTGGACAAACGATGCGACCACTCAATCCACTGAGCCATGTCAGCGGCTTGCGGGATAAATTGATCCTCACACAAAGGCCAAGACTTGCCACAGCCATCACCAGAAAAACTGATGCGCACCCAAGCGCCCCACAAAATCACCAAAAAATTGTAGATGAGGAAGAATACGATACTGGTGCAAAATCCTTTGCGTAAACGTTTTCCACGGTCAAGCGACATAGGCTTTTACTACAGAAACATGCTGTAAGCGGCAACAAAAATATAGTTAGGGCCATGCTTTATTGGATAAGGAAAGTCAATTGCCTAAGCAAAAATAAAAGTGATAGATAACAGATAGTGTTAAAACAAGTTCAATTTTTTACAGTTGATGGTGCATTGACTTGCCTTAGCTGTGCAATTTTCAAGCAGAGTCGTAAATGAGAAGTATAAATAAATACAAGCAGATAAGGTGAAAAATTTTGGCATCTTAATTGCTCCATTAAATCATCATGAAACATATACCTTTAGTTATTAATAAAACATTGCTTTTAACAGTGTCATTAACGGCGATGTTTTTCAGTGGCTGTTCCAGAGATTTAGATGGCGGGAGTTTTTTTGAAACCTTTGATAAGCCTGGAACAAGTGGTGTTAACCTTAGTGTTGGCAACGTTGTTGGTTTGGATGTACTTCTTGTATGGGAAGACAGCGCCGACAATCCAGAGCCCTACACTGTAGTTAACCTACCCGTCACATACGAAATACATATGGCCCAGGGCAGTGATATTAATTTTAGTGTTGTGAGTACTCAAAACGTGATGGATGTTAAAGAATATGTTTTTAGTTCATCAACTCCCAACTCTAGCTATCGTTTTAAAATTAAATCTTTATACAGTGATGGCAGCAGTGATTTTTCAAATATTGTTCATGCTCAAACACAGCAGTCGTCGGGAAGCTATTCTCCCAATGCGCCAACAGCCATTGCGTTAAACTTGGTGAATGGCTGTGACATACAATTTGATTTTCACGACAGTTCTCAAAATGAACATTCATTTGAAATTGAGCTAAAATTTAGAGAGTGGGATTGGGATTGTTGGCAAGATGATGATTGCTACTGGGAACCAAGAAGTAGAACACGCTTTTACAGTATGGATCTTAGTCCAGAACAAAAACTTAATATGGGATTACGCTCAATTATTCAAAGCATTCCGGGCAGAGTCAATCAAAACAATTCAGGTGACTTGGGTTATGCTCCTTCTGATTATCGGTTTCGTGTAAAAGCAATAAATGCTCAAGGAGAAAGTGAATACTCTGAGTGGTCTTACATGAATGATAGTCCACCAGAAAGTTGTTTTTAAAATCATCATGATAAACACACAGAAAACTTGAACAATTAAAGTCATTTTATAGTTTTAAGAATGTGCAAAAGCTTTCTGCGTATTTAAAAAACTTAAACTAAAGCTAGGTATTTTTTTATAGAGAGCAATAATATATCAACATCTTCTTGTTCATGAAAAATATGAAAAGAAGCGCGCACACCATCTAAATTATCTTCGTGGATATGACGTAAACGCAGATGAATGTTTTGATTGTTGATTTGAA from bacterium carries:
- a CDS encoding class I SAM-dependent methyltransferase; translated protein: MSCPLCSHNKKILLSRANQKLYYVCPQCDFIYLDRQFYLSRQEEQERYAKHENTPEDPKYQKFLQPVLDSLLPYLKDNSLGLDFGSGAGSPLPQMFAAFGHKVKNYDSFFYPDQTLFQHKYDFIVSTETFEHLHQPIKEMKRLLTCLKPGGYICVMTQFLSNKDDFESWYYHRDPSHVGFFNQHSFQYLAKALGLSVFFPHKSIAVFGVK
- a CDS encoding GNAT family N-acetyltransferase, whose protein sequence is MDVRFRSAHVNDLDSIINLLNQDHLGKTRESLSDTIFEQYKAAFMHIQRSEYFDVIIMQEAITLEILACAQVMYLPHLSFKGAKRLQIESVRVEKKFRGKGLGKTLIKHCIALAKQKNCKIIQFTSNKSRSEANRFYTNLGFKPTHVGYKLYLS
- a CDS encoding trp operon repressor produces the protein MDKNKLKKLSKIILSVKGPKTMEAFLADLLTPAEIEDLDLRVRIVKSLLKEKPQRQVSTEEQASISKVSRGAATLKYGNGGFEKVLG
- a CDS encoding COX15/CtaA family protein is translated as MSLDRGKRLRKGFCTSIVFFLIYNFLVILWGAWVRISFSGDGCGKSWPLCEDQFIPQAADMAQWIEWSHRLSTGIFGILALFLFLWGRKLYPKKHPVRTSLFFMLLFTLSEALIGAALVKLELVGNNASIFRAWAIGFHQINSLALTLCIFLSFIHSHVVHQINPKLKHVYRPLLVFLAAVAFTGALAALAGTLYPSMSLITGFLADINSASPLLVRLRLSHPVLASVFCVLTFLWLLKQQEQFSSHKFTVLGSYLIVALSFGWATLLNLSPIWMKLLHLSLAHATIIILSYAFLISKKA
- a CDS encoding fibronectin type III domain-containing protein: MKHIPLVINKTLLLTVSLTAMFFSGCSRDLDGGSFFETFDKPGTSGVNLSVGNVVGLDVLLVWEDSADNPEPYTVVNLPVTYEIHMAQGSDINFSVVSTQNVMDVKEYVFSSSTPNSSYRFKIKSLYSDGSSDFSNIVHAQTQQSSGSYSPNAPTAIALNLVNGCDIQFDFHDSSQNEHSFEIELKFREWDWDCWQDDDCYWEPRSRTRFYSMDLSPEQKLNMGLRSIIQSIPGRVNQNNSGDLGYAPSDYRFRVKAINAQGESEYSEWSYMNDSPPESCF